The genomic window GGCTGGTCCTCGTCGTGCTCGGTGGCGGCAAAGTACACCGACGCCAGCCGGTCGCGCGGCTCGAGCGTGCGCTCCACGTAGTCCGGCTGCGGCGCGCCAGCCGACAGCAGACGCAGCGCGCTGTGGTCGGCGCGATTGCGCAGCGTCCACGGCGTATGGCCTAGAGTCACGGTTTCGAGCGCTGCGTTGGCCAGACCCACCCACAAGCCAGCGTGAAAACCGGGCCGGATGTTGCGCACACGTTTGAGTTCCGCACCCGATGGCGAGGCTCGCCAGCGCGCGTCGAAGCTGCCCCCGGCGTCCGACATCAGATGCTCCGCGGCGAGCATGCCGCTGCGCAGCGCCATGTGTGTGCCCTTGATCTTGGGTACGTTGAGCATGCCGGCGGCGTCGCCGACCATTAGCGCGCCCGGCATTTCCAGACGCGGCAGCGACTGCAGGCCGCCCTCCACCAGCGCGCGGGCACCGCTGGAAATGATGCTGCCACCCTCGAACAACGGTTTGACCGCCGGATGGTGTTTGAACTGCTGAAACGCTTCAAAGGGCGCGAAATTCGGATCGCTGTAATCCAGCCCGACCACGAAGCCTACCGCCACCCGATCTTCGGTCAGGTGATAGATGAAACTTCCGCCGTAAGTACCTGAATCAAGAGGCCAGCCTATGGTGTGCTGTACCAGACCCGGATCGCCGCGACCAGCCGGCAGCTGCCACAGTTCCTTCATGCCGATGCCGTAGGTCTGCGGATCGACGCCGCTATCGAGTCCGAAATGCCTGATCAGCTGCTTGGCCAGGCTGCCGCGGCAACCCTCGGCCAGGACCGTGGTCCTGGCGTGGATGTCGATACCCGCCGTGTAGCTGTCCTTGGGCTGGCCCTGTTTGTCCAGACCCATGTCACCGATGCGAACACCGATCACGCGCTGGCCGCCTTCATCGAATAGCGGCTCAGCAGCCGCGAAGCCAGGAAAGACCTCCACCCCCAAGGCTTCGGCCTGCGGCGCCAGCCACGCACACAAGGCTCCCAGCGAGACTACGAAATTGCCGTGGTTGCGCATTTGCGGCGGGGTCACCGGCGAGCGCAGGCGGCGGGTTTTGGTCAGGTACGCAAACTCGTCACGACGCACCGGCACGCATATTGGCGGCGGATTGTCGCGCCAGCCGGGCAGCAGCTCGTCCAGCGGCTGCGGCTCAATGACCGCGCCCGACAGCACCTGCGCACCGATCTGGGAGGCCTTGTCGATCAGACAGACACTGGTGTCCGGGCTGAGCTGCTTGATACGAATGGCGCAGGCCAGGCCCGACGGCCCCGCCCCCACCACCAGCACGTCGAATTCGATGATGTCGCGCTCGCTCATTGGCGCCGGTTTCCCCTGGTCATTCGGTTGTTGGTCTCTGCTGGATGGTGCATCAGGACCGGTTCATGGCCGTGACGGCGATACGCCACTTTACTCAAACTTTCCCGCGCGTCGATGCCGCCACCACGCAGGTCGTCGGCGCAGCCCACTCCCGTATTGAGCGGCCCGCGTTAGCGAAGTGACAACTCAATTGCGCAGCGGCTTGCCGGTGGCCAGCATGTGCTCCATTCGCGCCTGGGACAGCGGCAGGCGCAGCAGTTCCAGAAAATGCTCCCGCTCGAGGCGCAGCAGCTCGTGTTCGGTAACTTCCCCGCCCTTGCCACCGGTCATTACCGCTGCAACATGGTCGGCCACCACGGCGTCATGGATGGTCATTTTACCGGCCTTGACCTGCGCCGCGACACGGGCCTCCAGCGCGGCCCTTCCGGCGAGGCCGGGCAGGTTCACTACCACCGGCCTGGCCGGCGAATAGGCCCCGACCATGCGCCGAGCCAGGGTCTTGGCATCGGCCAACACGCGCTTGCGGTGCATGGTGATGGCACAACCGTCAGTCAGCAGGCGCATGTCGCGCGCATTGGCGGCCGACTGCGACACCACACTGCCCAGGATGAGGTCGAACCCGCGCTCCACACCTACATCCTGATACCGCAGGGTCATTTCCTTGGTTCCGCCACCGGCTGGCAGCAAACCGACACGCAGCTCCACCAGTCCCGCATTCAGCTCCGCATGCGCCTGTAACGCGTTGCAATGCAGCACTACCTCGCAGCCCCCGCCCAGCGCCAGGCCACGCGGCGCGCCGACCACCGGGAACGGCGCGTACTTGAAGCCCATCAAAGCCTCCTGCAGGCTCTGGATGAAGCCGTTCAGGAACGCCCAATCGCCACTGCGGGCAGCGTCCAGCATTCGCTGCAGATTCGCGCCGGCACAAAAATGGGCGGCGTCGTTACCGATCACCAGTGCCTGAAAATCCCGCCCGACGCGATCCAGGGTCAGGAGCATGAGTTCCACGGTGTGCTCGTCGAGCGCGTTCATCTTGGTGTGGAATTCGAGCAGTCCGACGCCGTCGCCCATGTCCCACAGGCTGGCCGAGTCATTACCGAGCACCGGCTTGCCGCCGCGACGCAGATCGGCCACGGCCAGGGTGCCGGCCGGCCGCGGTAGTGGGCGGTAATCGCCTTGGAAATCCAGGTACTGAGGGCCGTCAACCGCTTCGCGATAAAAGCGCCCGTCGCCGCGGGTGAGCGCGGTCTGCAACAGTGCGGGTATGGGCAAACCGTCGGCTTTTATGCGCTCGACGACGCGGGCCGGGCCGATCTGATCCAGCAGTTCGAACGGCCCCCAGCGCCAGGAATATCCCTCGCGCATGGCGGTGTCGATTCCGACCAGGTCGCTGGCGATTTCCGGCGCAACGGCAGCCGTATAGCTCAGGGAGTAGCCAAGCAGACGCCAAGCAAACTGTGCGCCCAAATCGCTGCCTGCGAGCAGCTCGGCCGGTGTACGCGCCTTGGCGCCGGGCAGGTCGGCTTTCTGCTGTGGCCGGTAGTCAAGCGTCGACAGGTCCAGGGCCTCGCGCTGCCGGTCGGCCGTCAGGCGGTAGAAGCCACCGCCGGCCTTGCGACCGATCCAGCCCCGCTCCAACATCGTGCTGAGCAGCGGCGGCAATTTCAGCAGTGCCTGGGCCGAGTCGCTGGCCGGCAACTGGCCCTGCATATTGCGGGCAACATCGGCCAACACGTCCAGGCCAACCAGGTCTATCAAACCGAATACCCCGGTGCCGGGCCAGCCGATGGGTTTGCCCGCAATCGCGTCAGCCTGCTCGACGGTCAGTCCCAACTCCAGCGCCGCCTGGACGCCGGCCAGCATGGCAACGACGCCGATTCGGTTGCCGATGAACGAAGGCGTGTCACGGGCTTCAACGACCTCCTTGCCCAGCCGCACAGCGCAGAACTCGCGCAAGGTTTCGAGCACCTGCGGCCGGGTGGATGGACCTGCCACCAGTTCCAGCAGGCCCATATAGCGCGGCGGGTTGAAGAAATGCGTGATCAGAAAATCGGCCGCAAAACTCGCCGGCAGGCCGGCGGTAATCTCCGACAGACGAATTCCGGAGGTGTTTGAGGAGACGATGGACCCGGGTCGGCGCGCATGCTCGACGCGCTCGAACAAGGCCTGCTTGACCGGCAGGCGTTCCACCACCACCTCCACGATCCAGTCGGCCTCGACCAGCCGTGACAGATCATCGTCGAAACCGCCGGTGCGGATCAGGTCAAGCGCTGCCGGGCTCATCAGCGGCGCCGGCTTGCGCTCCAGAAGGCCCTGCTTGCCCTTCTCAGCTATGTCCCGGGTGAGGTCAAGCAACAGCACTGGCAGGCCGGCATTGGCGACCTGCGCGGCGATGCCGGCGCCCATATTGCCAGCGCCCAGTACCGCCACCTGGCGAATCGAATCTGTCGTCACGTCGGTGTGTCCTGCGTCTGATCGAAGTGGCATGCGCAAGCGGATTTCCGCACTGCGAGGGAAGCGCTGAATAAATCCGTCCTGGCTTTCTCAGCGCCCGCCATCGGGAAAGCGTGGTTTACCGATGTCTCACAAAGTCAGAGGCTTACAGCCACTGACTTTGGCAGCGCATCCTTGCGCTGCGGGAAACGCTGAACAGTTCAGCGTTTCCCTGGGGAAGCCCGTCACCTTAATGAATCTTGGCCGGCCGTGGCAAGCCGACGAACTACATCAGGATACTCATCGCCAGCGGCAGAGCGCCGAAGTACAGCAAGGTCGAACCGACCATTACCGCCGCCAGCAGCTCGGTGTCCAGGCCAAAGCGCTCGCTCAGGATCATGCTCGCCATCATGGTCGGCATACCCATCAGCAAGGTGGTCGCAACAGTCAGGTCACCCGGACCAACTGTCAGCCTGGCGATGGCATAGACCGCCACCGGAATCAACGCCAGCTTGATCACCGCGACGCCGACAATGCTGCGCCACCAGCGCACAAAATGCCCGAATGACAGCGACATGCCAACCGTGAGCAACATGCACGGCATGGTGGCGTAACCGAGCATGGAAGCTGCCTTGTCCAGGCCCGGCGCCAGCTGTATCCCGGCCAGATTAAGCCCTATAGCGATCACGAAAGCCCATACCGGCGGCAGCTTCAACAGCACGCGGCCGAACTGGGCCGGAGTT from Immundisolibacter sp. includes these protein-coding regions:
- a CDS encoding 3-hydroxyacyl-CoA dehydrogenase NAD-binding domain-containing protein, giving the protein MTTDSIRQVAVLGAGNMGAGIAAQVANAGLPVLLLDLTRDIAEKGKQGLLERKPAPLMSPAALDLIRTGGFDDDLSRLVEADWIVEVVVERLPVKQALFERVEHARRPGSIVSSNTSGIRLSEITAGLPASFAADFLITHFFNPPRYMGLLELVAGPSTRPQVLETLREFCAVRLGKEVVEARDTPSFIGNRIGVVAMLAGVQAALELGLTVEQADAIAGKPIGWPGTGVFGLIDLVGLDVLADVARNMQGQLPASDSAQALLKLPPLLSTMLERGWIGRKAGGGFYRLTADRQREALDLSTLDYRPQQKADLPGAKARTPAELLAGSDLGAQFAWRLLGYSLSYTAAVAPEIASDLVGIDTAMREGYSWRWGPFELLDQIGPARVVERIKADGLPIPALLQTALTRGDGRFYREAVDGPQYLDFQGDYRPLPRPAGTLAVADLRRGGKPVLGNDSASLWDMGDGVGLLEFHTKMNALDEHTVELMLLTLDRVGRDFQALVIGNDAAHFCAGANLQRMLDAARSGDWAFLNGFIQSLQEALMGFKYAPFPVVGAPRGLALGGGCEVVLHCNALQAHAELNAGLVELRVGLLPAGGGTKEMTLRYQDVGVERGFDLILGSVVSQSAANARDMRLLTDGCAITMHRKRVLADAKTLARRMVGAYSPARPVVVNLPGLAGRAALEARVAAQVKAGKMTIHDAVVADHVAAVMTGGKGGEVTEHELLRLEREHFLELLRLPLSQARMEHMLATGKPLRN
- a CDS encoding 4Fe-4S dicluster domain-containing protein codes for the protein MSERDIIEFDVLVVGAGPSGLACAIRIKQLSPDTSVCLIDKASQIGAQVLSGAVIEPQPLDELLPGWRDNPPPICVPVRRDEFAYLTKTRRLRSPVTPPQMRNHGNFVVSLGALCAWLAPQAEALGVEVFPGFAAAEPLFDEGGQRVIGVRIGDMGLDKQGQPKDSYTAGIDIHARTTVLAEGCRGSLAKQLIRHFGLDSGVDPQTYGIGMKELWQLPAGRGDPGLVQHTIGWPLDSGTYGGSFIYHLTEDRVAVGFVVGLDYSDPNFAPFEAFQQFKHHPAVKPLFEGGSIISSGARALVEGGLQSLPRLEMPGALMVGDAAGMLNVPKIKGTHMALRSGMLAAEHLMSDAGGSFDARWRASPSGAELKRVRNIRPGFHAGLWVGLANAALETVTLGHTPWTLRNRADHSALRLLSAGAPQPDYVERTLEPRDRLASVYFAATEHDEDQPVHLHVADTHICVTRCREEYGNPCTRFCPANVYEMVEEEGARRLQINAANCVHCKTCDIKDPYQIITWVTPEGGAGPNYVNL